Proteins encoded by one window of Culicoides brevitarsis isolate CSIRO-B50_1 chromosome 2, AGI_CSIRO_Cbre_v1, whole genome shotgun sequence:
- the LOC134832832 gene encoding ubiquitin thioesterase otubain-like produces MATVNNQEPNQDDLIMQQQRKIEKEIQDTTPLVSEKFPVSVLNTEYIDDVYATKVRKLEDRYSHLRRTRPDGNCFFRGFAYSYLEYLANHKKEEYDIFLDRALKSKDKLVALGFPQFTIEDFYDTFIDVVKRVDPSSGDTEQILTELHNVFNDQGLSDYVVVYLRLITSGQLQERADFYQNFIDGCTSIEEFRHKEVEPMFKESDHIHIIALCTELGVSVGTEYMDRGESQNNFHVFPEEGVTPQVHLLYRPGHYDILYPKN; encoded by the exons ATGGCAACTGTAAACAATCAGGAACCCAATCAGGACGACTTGATAATGCAGCAACagagaaaaatcgaaaaagag ATTCAGGATACAACGCCCTTGGTGTCGGAAAAATTCCCGGTCTCCGTCCTAAATACCGAATACATTGACGACGTTTACGCCACGAAAGTTCGCAAACTCGAGGACCGCTATTCACACTTGCGTCGCACACGCCCGGACGGCAATTGTTTCTTCCGCGGCTTCGCTTATTCCTACTTGGAGTACTTGGCGAACCACAAAAAGGAGGAATATGACATTTTTCTGGATCGCGCTTTGAAGTCGAAGGACAAACTCGTAGCTTTAGGCTTTCCACAATTCACGATTGAGGATTTTTATGACACG ttcATTGACGTCGTGAAACGCGTTGACCCCTCATCGGGCGACACAGAGCAAATTCTCACAGAACTTCACAATGTTTTCAACGATCAGGGACTCTCGGACTACGTTGTGGTTTATTTGCGTCTCATAACTTCGGGGCAGTTGCAGGAACGCGCCGATTTCTATCAGAATTTCATCGATGGATGCACAAGCATCGAAGAATTTCGTCACAAGGAGGTCGAACCGATGTTCAAGGAAAGTGATCACATTCACATTATCGCGTTATGTACAGAGCTGGGCGTCAGTGTGGGCACCGAGTACATGGATCGTGGCGAAAGTCAGAATAATTTCCATGTTTTTCCCGAGGAGGGCGTTACGCCGCAAGTACATCTCTTGTACCGACCCGGACATTATGATATTTTGtacccaaaaaattga
- the LOC134831463 gene encoding protein obstructor-E-like → MIASLQLKCLLIAIILGIACAQRIPRPHRGTTRGTTTKKPTLDEISDDCPEPDGFFADAEQCDKYYACNGGKISERLCPDGMVFNDFDTAQEKCDLPYNIDCSGRPKLQKPQPTLNCPRQNGYFAHEDESICNKFFYCVDGKFNMIECPAGLVFNPKVGICTWADEAKRVGCGTKEVFNFNCPKVNETFGLTHPRYADPEDCQYFYVCINGDTPRRSGCKLGQVFDDVGKNCKWAREVPECADFYKGQLTDEQLAELENPPTPKPTKKRGSTASSRRRPSKQPRRPVVEEEEEEEVEE, encoded by the exons GCATTGCGTGTGCTCAACGCATCCCGAGACCGCATCGTGGAACAACGCGCGGAACGACAACCAAAAAGCCAACTTTGGACGAAATTTCCGATGATTGCCCCGAACCTGATGGATTTTTCGCTGATGCCGAGCAATGTGACAAGTATTATGCCTGCAACGGAGGCAAAATTAGCGAACGTTTGTGCCCCGATGGAATGGTCTTCAACGATTTCGATACGGCGCAGGAAAAATGCGATTTGCCTTACAACATCGATTGTAGCGGACGACCCAAATTAC AGAAACCACAGCCAACCTTGAACTGCCCGCGCCAAAATGGATATTTCGCGCATGAAGACGAAAGCATCTGCAACAAATTCTTCTACTGCGTCGACGGCAAATTCAACATGATCGAGTGCCCAGCGGGTCTTGTTTTCAATCCAAAAGTCGGAATTTGCACCTGGGCCGATGAAGCAAAACGCGTCGGATGCGGAACGAaggaagttttcaactttaattgcCCGAAAGTCAATGAAACGTTCGGATTGACGCATCCCCGTTATGCCGATCCCGAAGATTGTCAATATTTCTACGTTTGCATCAACGGCGATACGCCACGTCGCAGCGGCTGCAAACTCGGACAAGTTTTCGATGATGTcggtaaaaattgcaaatgggCAAGGGAAGTGCCGGAATGTGCGGATTTCTACAAAGGACAGTTGACGGACGAGCAATTGGCTGAATTGGAAAATCCACCGACGCCGAAGCCAACGAAGAAACGCGGATCGACAGCTTCGTCGCGTCGACGCCCAAGTAAGCAACCGAGAAGGCCAGTTGTTGAAgaggaggaagaagaagaagttgagGAATAA
- the LOC134830536 gene encoding thioredoxin reductase-like selenoprotein T homolog CG3887, with product MWFRFNRKAFQLAVFLLFCLVIFHNIENSAAENNKDIPLTKFSFQAAPTVSFLYCYSCGYRKAFDEYSNILHDKYPELQIKGGNYDPPGLNTVFSRFISISKILFIIAIVSAFDFWGNFGMQPPSWWTWCTTNKVYAAMMVFFLGNMIEAQLISSGAFEISFNDVPIWSKLSTGRIPAPQELFQIIDSQISMMQDGSDSLKKNPDFVK from the exons ATGTGGTTCCGATTCAACCGAAAAGCCTTTCAATTGGCTGTTTTCCTGCTATTTTGTCTAGTCATTTTCCACAACATCGAAAATTCGGCTGCCGAAAATAACAAAGACATCCCTCTCACGAAATTCTCATTCCAAGCTGCTCCAACTGTGTCGTTCCTTTACTG CTATTCGTGCGGTTACCGGAAGGCCTTTGACGAGTACAGCAACATCTTGCACGACAAATATCCCGAATTGCAAATCAAGGGAGGCAATTACGACCCGCCAGGCCTAAACACGGTCTTTTCTCGCTTCATTTCGATCTCAAAGATACTTTTTATCATCGCAATTGTCTCGGCCTTTGACTTTTGGGGTAATTTTGGCATGCAACCGCCTTCGTGGTGGACTTGGTGCACGACAAACAAGGTTTATGCCGCTATGATGGTCTTTTTCTTGGGCAACATGATCGAGGCGCAACTCATTTCGTCCGGGGCTTTCGAGATTTCCTTCAACGACGTGCCAATTTGGTCGAAGCTGAGTACTGGAAGGATTCCCGCACCGCAGGAACTTTTCCAAATTATCGATTCGCAAATCAGTATGATGCAAGATGGATCCGATAGTCTCAAGAAAAATCctgattttgttaaataa
- the LOC134832831 gene encoding malate dehydrogenase, cytoplasmic, translating to MSEPIKVVVTGAAGQIAYSLLYMIAKGDVFGPTQKLVLHLLDIPPMMEVLNGVVMELADCALPLLAGVVPTTDPAVAFKDVSAAFLVGAMPRKQGMERKDLLSANVKIFKVQGEAMNQHAKKDVKVLVVGNPANTNALVCSHYAPSIPKENFSAMTRLDQNRATAQIAAKVGVPIENVKNCIIWGNHSSTQFPDVRSAKVMVNGAEKSVYEAVNDDAYLKGAFVETVQKRGAAVIAARKMSSAMSAAKAAADHMKDWFLGTTGDKFVSMGVISDGSYGAPKDIVFSFPVQIKDKQWKIVQGLPVDDFAKAKLEVTGKELLEEKEEAMAVCAQD from the exons ATG tctGAACCAATTAAAGTCGTTGTCACGGGTGCAGCCGGTCAAATTGCGTACTCCTTGCTCTACATGATCGCCAAGGGAGACGTTTTCGGGCCCACACAAAAGTTGGTGTTGCACCTTTTGGATATCCCACCGATGATGGAAGTCTTGAATGGCGTCGTTATGGAGCTCGCTGACTGCGCTTTGCCTCTTTTAGCTGGTGTCGTGCCCACAACTGATCCCGCTGTCGCGTTCAAAGACGTTTCCGCGGCTTTCTTGGTCGGAGCTATgccac GCAAACAAGGCATGGAACGCAAAGATCTCCTCTCGGCCAACGTGAAAATCTTCAAAGTGCAGGGCGAGGCGATGAATCAACATGCCAAAAAAGACGTCAAGGTCCTCGTTGTCGGCAATCCCGCCAATACCAATGCTCTCGTTTGCTCCCATTATGCCCCATCGATCCCCAAGGAGAATTTCTCGGCCATGACGCGTTTGGATCAGAACCGGGCAACGGCTCAAATTGCCGCCAAAGTCGGTGTTCCAATTgaaaacgtgaaaaattgcATCATTTGGGGCAATCACTCGTCGACGCAGTTCCCCGATGTGCGAAGTGCTAAAGTGATGGTAAATGGCGCCGAAAAATCCGTTTATGAAGCTGTCAATGACGATGCCTACCTGAAAGGAGCGTTCGTTGAGACGGTCCAAAAACGCGGGGCAGCTGTCATTGCTGCACGTAAAATGAGCAGCGCCATGTCGGCAGCGAAGGCAGCGGCGGACCACATGAAAGATTGGTTCCTCGGCACGACAGGCGATAAATTTGTCTCGATGGGCGTGATTTCGGATGGAAGTTATGGCGCCCCGAAAGACATTGTTTTCTCATTTCCCGTGCAAATCAAGGATAAACAGTGGAAAATTGTGCAAGGATTGCCCGTGGATGACTTTGCCAAGGCCAAGCTGGAGGTTACGGGCAAGGAATTGTTGGAGGAAAAGGAGGAAGCCATGGCGGTATGTGCCCAGGATTGA